A single Methylobacterium sp. 17Sr1-1 DNA region contains:
- a CDS encoding DUF502 domain-containing protein has product MSETSPLIPDPDPPGTRKRVSVRGRLRNYFFTGVIVAGPLAITIYITWWCISLIDGWVKPLVPSAYLPDHYLPFSVPGLGLVIAFVALTTLGALTANLVGRSVVEFGEVLLARTPVISGLYRGLRQVFETLFSTSGTSFRTVGLVEFPVKGTWSIVFLSAPAGPDVQTALGSGHDHVGVFLPCAPNPTTGFFFYLPRAEVIELSISVDDAAKLVMSAGVIQPEDPQTRLQAMAAGLRAAQVGPTPAGAATMPARDRLDA; this is encoded by the coding sequence GTGTCGGAAACCTCGCCGTTGATCCCCGATCCGGACCCGCCGGGCACCCGCAAGCGGGTCAGCGTCCGCGGTCGCTTGCGGAACTACTTCTTCACCGGCGTGATCGTCGCCGGCCCCCTGGCGATCACGATCTACATCACCTGGTGGTGCATCAGCCTGATCGACGGCTGGGTCAAGCCGCTGGTGCCCTCGGCCTACCTGCCGGACCATTACCTCCCGTTCAGCGTGCCGGGCCTTGGCCTCGTCATCGCCTTCGTGGCGCTGACCACCCTCGGCGCGCTGACCGCCAACCTCGTCGGCCGCTCGGTGGTCGAGTTCGGCGAGGTGCTGCTCGCCCGAACCCCGGTCATCTCCGGGCTGTATCGCGGCCTGCGGCAGGTGTTCGAGACGCTTTTTTCCACCAGCGGGACCTCGTTCCGCACCGTCGGCCTCGTCGAGTTCCCGGTGAAGGGCACCTGGTCGATCGTGTTCCTGTCGGCCCCGGCCGGGCCCGACGTGCAGACGGCGCTCGGATCCGGGCACGACCACGTCGGCGTGTTCCTGCCCTGCGCCCCGAACCCGACCACCGGCTTCTTCTTCTACCTGCCCCGCGCCGAGGTGATCGAATTGTCGATCAGCGTCGACGACGCCGCCAAGCTGGTGATGTCGGCCGGCGTGATCCAGCCCGAGGACCCGCAGACCCGCCTGCAGGCGATGGCCGCCGGCCTGCGAGCCGCGCAAGTCGGACCCACCCCGGCCGGCGCGGCAACGATGCCGGCGCGGGACCGCCTGGACGCCTGA
- the serS gene encoding serine--tRNA ligase, which yields MHDIRAIRDNPAAFDKGLTRRGLEPLASALIGLDDDRKAAISAAQAAQEKRNALSKEIGAAKKAKDEGRAQALMAEVARLKEEAPALDAAADAAGKALAERLAAIPNIPGPDVPEGRDEHDNVERSRFGGRGLSQEGRQHFELGEAMGLMDFETASKLSGSRFVVLKGQIARLERALGQFMLDLHTAEHGYTEVVPPLLVRDEAMFGTAQLPKFRDDQFAAVQGSPEMAQESGAPNRWLIPTAEVPLTNLVRESILAEDELPLRFTALTPCFRAEAGAAGRDTRGMLRQHQFSKVELVSVTAPERSTEEHERMLACAEAVLKRLDIPFRVVTLCTGDMGFASAKTYDIEAWLPGQKTYREISSCSVCGDFQARRMEARYRPKEGKGVAYVHTLNGSGVAVGRALIAVMENYQNPDGSVTIPSALAPYMGGLNRIEGHR from the coding sequence ATGCACGACATCCGGGCCATCCGCGACAACCCGGCCGCCTTCGACAAGGGCCTGACGCGCCGCGGGCTGGAGCCGCTCGCCTCGGCGCTGATCGGCCTCGACGACGATCGCAAGGCGGCGATCTCGGCGGCGCAAGCGGCCCAGGAGAAGCGCAACGCCCTGTCGAAGGAGATCGGCGCGGCCAAGAAGGCGAAGGACGAGGGGCGGGCCCAAGCGCTGATGGCGGAGGTCGCCCGGCTGAAGGAGGAGGCGCCGGCGCTCGACGCCGCGGCGGACGCTGCCGGCAAGGCCCTGGCCGAGCGCCTGGCGGCGATCCCGAACATTCCGGGTCCGGACGTGCCGGAGGGCCGCGACGAGCACGACAACGTCGAGAGGAGCCGCTTCGGGGGGCGCGGGCTCTCCCAGGAGGGCCGCCAGCATTTCGAGCTCGGCGAGGCCATGGGCCTGATGGACTTCGAGACCGCCTCGAAGCTCTCCGGCTCGCGCTTCGTGGTGCTGAAGGGCCAGATCGCCCGGCTGGAGCGGGCGCTCGGCCAGTTCATGCTCGACCTCCACACGGCTGAGCACGGCTATACCGAGGTGGTCCCGCCGCTCCTGGTGCGCGACGAGGCGATGTTCGGCACCGCCCAGCTGCCGAAGTTCCGCGACGATCAGTTCGCGGCGGTCCAGGGCTCGCCCGAGATGGCGCAGGAGAGCGGCGCACCGAACCGCTGGCTGATCCCGACGGCGGAAGTCCCGCTCACCAACCTCGTGCGCGAGTCGATCCTCGCCGAGGACGAGCTGCCCTTGCGCTTCACGGCCCTCACCCCCTGCTTCCGGGCCGAGGCCGGGGCGGCGGGCCGCGACACCCGCGGCATGCTGCGCCAGCACCAGTTCAGCAAGGTCGAGCTCGTCTCGGTCACGGCGCCGGAGCGCTCGACCGAGGAGCACGAGCGGATGCTGGCCTGCGCCGAGGCCGTGCTGAAGCGCCTCGACATCCCGTTCCGGGTCGTCACGCTCTGCACCGGCGACATGGGCTTCGCCTCGGCCAAGACCTACGACATCGAGGCCTGGCTGCCGGGCCAGAAGACCTATCGCGAGATCTCGTCCTGCTCGGTCTGCGGCGACTTCCAGGCCCGCCGGATGGAGGCGCGCTACCGCCCGAAGGAGGGCAAGGGCGTCGCTTACGTCCACACCCTCAACGGCTCGGGCGTCGCGGTCGGTCGCGCGCTGATCGCCGTGATGGAGAACTACCAGAACCCCGACGGCAGCGTCACGATCCCGTCGGCCCTCGCGCCCTACATGGGCGGGCTCAACCGCATCGAAGGACACCGGTGA
- the surE gene encoding 5'/3'-nucleotidase SurE, with the protein MRILVTNDDGIHAPGLRCLEEIARELSDDVWVVAPETDQSGVSHSLSLNDPLRLRQAGEKRFAVKGTPSDCIIMGIRHILKEHGPDLVLSGVNRGQNVAEDVTYSGTIAGAMEATILGVKAVALSQAYGIGRRANVKWHTAAKHGAAVVRRILEAGIEPGILVNVNFPDCEPDDVKGIAVAAQGVRNQALLAIDERVDGRGNPYFWLAFAKARFEPGHGTDLKAIADGKISVTPLRLDLTDEPTLTRFAQALA; encoded by the coding sequence ATGCGCATTCTCGTCACCAACGACGACGGCATCCACGCGCCGGGCCTGCGCTGCCTGGAGGAGATCGCCCGTGAGCTCTCGGACGACGTCTGGGTCGTCGCGCCGGAGACCGACCAGAGCGGCGTGTCGCACTCGCTGTCGCTGAACGACCCCCTGCGCCTGCGCCAGGCCGGCGAGAAGCGCTTCGCGGTGAAGGGCACGCCCTCCGACTGCATCATCATGGGCATCCGCCACATCCTGAAGGAGCACGGGCCCGACCTCGTGCTCTCGGGCGTGAACCGCGGCCAGAACGTCGCCGAGGACGTGACCTATTCGGGCACCATCGCGGGCGCCATGGAGGCGACGATCCTCGGCGTGAAGGCGGTCGCGCTGAGCCAGGCCTACGGCATCGGCAGGCGGGCCAACGTGAAGTGGCACACGGCGGCGAAGCACGGCGCCGCGGTGGTGCGGCGCATCCTGGAGGCCGGGATCGAGCCCGGCATCCTCGTCAACGTCAATTTTCCGGATTGCGAGCCCGACGACGTCAAGGGCATCGCGGTGGCGGCGCAAGGCGTGCGCAACCAGGCGCTGCTCGCGATCGACGAGCGGGTCGACGGGCGCGGCAACCCGTATTTCTGGCTCGCCTTCGCCAAGGCACGGTTCGAGCCGGGCCACGGCACCGACCTGAAGGCGATCGCCGACGGCAAGATCTCGGTGACCCCCTTGCGCCTCGACCTCACCGACGAGCCGACGCTGACGCGCTTCGCCCAGGCCCTGGCGTGA
- a CDS encoding fatty acid desaturase yields the protein MTDSTTNPAAPSRTETEASRIDVAALAREVARHCAAYRDPVPRLALRQLANTLLPYLAVCALMLWAAAESHELWVLPLAVPAGGLLVRLFIIQHDCGHGSFLPSRSANDALGRCLSLLTVTPYDSWKRAHALHHASTGDLSRRGTGDIHTLTVREYLALSRWQRLRYRLYRNPFILIVLGSPLNFLVLHRFPFGAGLPWRTAWRDVLALDLALAAMVAALAVAVGGIGPVLWVLLPVVSVAAWIGGWLFYVQHQYEETVWEGPEAWDFHRAALGGSSYYVLPAILQWFTGNVGLHHIHHVNSRIPNYRLQECLDGHATLGEVGRLTLRDSLRCLGLALWDEDARKLIGFSGLRTLQAA from the coding sequence GTGACAGACAGCACGACGAACCCTGCCGCCCCGAGCCGGACCGAGACAGAGGCGTCCCGGATCGACGTCGCGGCGCTCGCGCGCGAGGTCGCCCGCCACTGCGCGGCCTATCGGGACCCCGTTCCGCGGCTCGCCCTCCGGCAGCTAGCCAACACCCTCCTGCCGTACCTGGCGGTCTGCGCGCTCATGCTCTGGGCGGCGGCAGAGAGCCATGAACTCTGGGTTCTTCCGCTCGCCGTTCCGGCCGGCGGCCTGCTGGTCCGGCTGTTCATCATCCAGCACGATTGCGGACACGGCTCGTTCCTGCCCTCGCGCAGTGCCAATGATGCCCTCGGTCGGTGCCTGAGCCTCCTGACGGTGACCCCCTACGACAGCTGGAAGCGGGCGCACGCCCTCCACCATGCCTCCACCGGCGATCTCAGCCGCCGCGGCACGGGCGACATCCACACGCTGACCGTGCGCGAATACCTCGCCCTGTCGCGCTGGCAGCGGCTGCGCTACCGGCTCTACCGCAACCCGTTCATCCTGATCGTCCTCGGTTCGCCGCTCAACTTCCTGGTGCTGCACCGGTTTCCCTTCGGCGCCGGCCTGCCCTGGCGGACCGCGTGGCGGGACGTGCTGGCCCTCGACCTCGCGCTCGCCGCGATGGTGGCCGCTCTCGCCGTCGCGGTCGGCGGGATCGGGCCGGTGCTCTGGGTGCTCCTGCCGGTGGTCAGCGTCGCCGCCTGGATCGGCGGCTGGCTGTTCTACGTCCAGCACCAGTACGAGGAGACCGTCTGGGAGGGGCCGGAAGCCTGGGACTTCCACCGCGCGGCGCTCGGCGGCAGCTCGTACTACGTCCTGCCGGCGATCCTGCAATGGTTCACCGGCAATGTCGGCCTGCACCACATCCACCACGTGAACAGCCGCATCCCGAACTACCGCCTCCAGGAATGCCTGGACGGCCACGCGACCCTCGGCGAGGTCGGCCGGCTGACTTTGCGCGACAGCCTGCGCTGCCTCGGGCTGGCCCTCTGGGACGAGGATGCCCGCAAGCTGATCGGGTTCTCGGGCCTGCGGACGCTCCAGGCCGCCTGA
- a CDS encoding TonB-dependent siderophore receptor has translation MLAPATSLAQQPAPPEGEVALETIDVAGARTAGRGDTVGYLTRRTASATRTDTPLIDTPQSVTVVTREQIRDQGFQSLTEAIRYVPGVIPHQGEGNRDDVVIRGQRSNADFYVNGIRDDVQYFRDLYNIERIEVLKGPNAMIFGRGGGGGVINRVLKEADGVPVREIVAQGGAFDNKRLALDIGDRFSDSAFFRLNGVVEDTGTYRDFGHIRRYGINPTGTLVLGPDTTLKLSYEYFHDDRVTDRGIPSQFGRPYRYRDNTRTFFGNPDLSYARVDANIATATLDHRFESGVQLHSQLRFADYDKFYQNVFPGSAVNAAGNSMTLSAYNNATPRTNYFSQNDFTYKFATGPLGHTLLGGFELGYQTGLAFRQDGFFSTTGTTSLVVNPLSPVSRVPVNFRYNGGNNSRYDLGLAAAYVQDQIEISPHLQLIAGLRYDHFDFSATDRGTQVTTARIDDLVSPRAGFVVKPWENLSFYGSYSVSYLPSAGDQFSSLTPGLSIAVPERFENREIGAKWDVSPVLQLTAALYDLDRYNQRFADPNRPGYFLTTGQTNTKGAEIGANGFVTDWWQIAGGYAFTDARIVSNFSSGSTAIRAGNTVALVPFNAITLWNKFAITPELAVGIGVINQTHTFASSDNTVRLPSVTRFDLGLFYQVSEGVRAQVNIENLFDRRYIATADANNNITPGASRTVRVQVIARW, from the coding sequence ATGCTGGCTCCCGCCACGTCCCTCGCGCAGCAGCCCGCCCCGCCCGAGGGCGAGGTCGCCCTCGAGACCATCGACGTCGCCGGAGCGAGGACCGCAGGGCGCGGCGACACGGTCGGCTACCTCACCCGGCGCACCGCCTCGGCGACCCGCACCGACACGCCGCTGATCGACACGCCGCAATCGGTCACCGTGGTGACGCGCGAGCAGATTCGCGACCAGGGCTTCCAGAGCCTCACCGAGGCGATCCGCTACGTCCCCGGCGTGATCCCGCACCAGGGCGAGGGCAACCGCGACGACGTGGTCATTCGCGGCCAGCGCTCCAACGCCGATTTCTACGTCAACGGCATCCGCGACGACGTCCAGTACTTTCGCGATCTCTACAATATCGAGCGGATCGAGGTCCTGAAGGGCCCCAACGCGATGATCTTCGGCCGCGGCGGCGGCGGCGGCGTCATCAACCGGGTGCTGAAGGAGGCCGACGGCGTGCCGGTCCGCGAGATCGTCGCGCAAGGCGGCGCCTTCGACAACAAGCGCCTCGCCCTCGACATCGGCGACCGGTTCTCCGACAGCGCCTTCTTCCGCCTCAACGGCGTGGTGGAGGATACTGGCACCTACCGCGACTTCGGCCATATCCGGCGCTACGGCATCAACCCGACCGGCACGCTGGTGCTCGGGCCCGACACCACGCTCAAGCTCTCCTACGAGTACTTCCACGATGACCGCGTCACCGATCGCGGCATCCCCTCGCAGTTCGGGCGGCCCTACCGCTACCGCGACAACACCCGGACCTTCTTCGGCAATCCGGACCTCAGCTACGCCCGGGTCGACGCGAACATCGCCACCGCGACCCTCGACCACCGCTTCGAATCCGGTGTGCAGCTGCACAGCCAGCTGCGCTTCGCCGACTACGACAAGTTCTACCAGAACGTCTTTCCCGGCAGCGCCGTCAACGCCGCCGGCAACAGCATGACGTTGAGCGCCTACAACAACGCCACGCCGCGCACGAACTACTTCAGCCAGAACGACTTCACCTACAAGTTCGCCACCGGCCCGCTCGGCCACACCCTGCTCGGCGGGTTCGAGCTCGGCTACCAGACCGGCCTCGCCTTCCGGCAGGACGGCTTCTTCTCGACCACCGGCACGACCTCGCTGGTGGTGAACCCGCTCTCGCCGGTCTCCCGGGTGCCGGTGAATTTCCGCTACAACGGCGGCAACAACAGCCGCTACGACCTCGGCCTCGCCGCAGCCTATGTGCAGGACCAGATCGAGATCTCGCCGCACCTCCAGCTGATCGCCGGCCTGCGCTACGACCATTTCGACTTCTCGGCGACCGACCGCGGCACGCAGGTGACGACCGCGCGAATCGACGACCTGGTCTCGCCGCGGGCCGGCTTCGTGGTCAAGCCGTGGGAGAACCTCTCCTTCTACGGCAGCTACAGCGTCTCCTACCTGCCCTCGGCCGGCGACCAGTTCTCCTCCCTGACTCCGGGCCTCTCGATCGCGGTGCCGGAGCGGTTCGAGAACCGCGAGATCGGCGCGAAGTGGGACGTGTCGCCGGTGCTCCAGCTCACCGCCGCGCTCTACGACCTCGACCGCTACAACCAGCGCTTCGCCGATCCGAACCGGCCCGGCTACTTCCTGACGACGGGACAGACCAACACCAAGGGCGCCGAGATCGGCGCCAACGGCTTCGTCACCGACTGGTGGCAGATCGCCGGCGGCTACGCCTTCACCGACGCCCGGATCGTCAGCAACTTCAGCTCAGGCTCGACCGCGATCCGCGCCGGCAACACGGTGGCGCTGGTGCCGTTCAACGCCATCACCCTGTGGAACAAGTTCGCGATCACGCCCGAGCTCGCGGTCGGCATCGGCGTCATCAACCAGACCCACACCTTCGCGTCGTCCGACAACACCGTGCGCCTGCCGAGCGTCACCCGCTTCGATCTCGGCCTGTTCTACCAGGTGTCGGAGGGGGTGCGGGCGCAGGTCAACATCGAGAACCTGTTCGACCGGCGCTACATCGCGACGGCGGATGCCAACAACAACATCACGCCGGGTGCCTCGCGCACGGTGCGGGTGCAGGTGATCGCGCGGTGGTGA
- the argS gene encoding arginine--tRNA ligase, translating to MNIFAAFEARIGEALETLTRAGTLPEGLDRARVVVEPPRDPSHGDLATNAALVLAKEARTNPKALAEALAAELRQDPRVTDAAVAGPGFINLRLDPKIYAEVVRAVLREGEAYGRGAPMPGGVNVEYVSANPTGPMHVGHGRGAVFGDALANLLVAAGRDVTREYYINDAGAQVDVLARSAFLRYREALGETVTIPEGLYPGDYLVPVGQALKEKYGDTLLGQPESEWLAPVRDFAIDRMMDRIREDLAAIGIHHDVFFSERTLQEGGNGGAVAALIADLRAKGLVYEGRLPPPKGQLPEDWEDREQTLFRATAFGDDIDRPLLKSDGSFTYFASDIAYHRAKVERGAVELIDVLGADHGGYVKRMQAAVKAVSDGKAVLDVKLCQLVRLLRGGEPVKMSKRAGEFVTLREVIDEVGRDPVRFMMLYRKNDATLDFDLAKVVEQSKDNPVFYVQYAHARAASVFRQAREAFPDLDLSPAALAGADLSGLTDPGELEMMRLIAQVPRVIEAAAAAHEPHRVAFHLYELASAFHSFWNKGKDLPQLRFVNQTDRKSTEARLALVAALKGVVASNLGILGVGAPDEMR from the coding sequence ATGAACATCTTCGCCGCCTTCGAGGCCCGCATCGGCGAGGCGCTCGAGACGCTCACCCGCGCCGGCACCCTGCCGGAGGGGCTGGACCGCGCCCGCGTCGTCGTCGAGCCGCCGCGCGATCCGAGCCACGGCGACCTCGCCACCAACGCCGCCCTAGTGCTGGCGAAGGAGGCGCGCACCAACCCGAAGGCCCTGGCCGAGGCGCTCGCCGCCGAGCTGCGCCAGGATCCTCGCGTGACCGACGCCGCGGTCGCCGGGCCGGGCTTCATCAACCTGCGGCTCGATCCAAAAATCTACGCCGAGGTGGTGCGGGCGGTCCTGCGCGAGGGCGAGGCCTACGGTCGCGGCGCGCCCATGCCGGGCGGCGTCAACGTCGAGTACGTCTCGGCCAACCCGACCGGGCCGATGCATGTCGGCCACGGCCGCGGCGCGGTGTTCGGCGACGCCTTGGCGAACCTCCTGGTCGCCGCCGGCCGCGACGTGACGCGCGAGTACTACATCAACGATGCCGGCGCGCAGGTCGACGTGCTCGCCCGCTCGGCCTTCCTGCGCTACCGCGAGGCGCTCGGCGAGACGGTGACGATCCCGGAAGGCCTCTATCCGGGCGACTATCTCGTGCCGGTCGGGCAGGCGCTGAAGGAGAAATACGGCGACACGCTCCTCGGCCAGCCCGAGAGCGAGTGGCTGGCGCCGGTGCGCGACTTCGCCATCGACCGGATGATGGACCGCATCCGCGAGGACCTCGCGGCGATCGGGATCCACCACGACGTGTTCTTCTCCGAGCGCACGCTCCAGGAGGGTGGCAACGGCGGCGCGGTGGCGGCGCTGATCGCGGACCTGCGTGCCAAGGGCCTCGTCTACGAGGGCCGGCTGCCGCCGCCCAAGGGCCAGCTGCCGGAGGACTGGGAGGATCGCGAGCAGACCCTGTTCCGCGCCACCGCCTTCGGCGACGACATCGACCGGCCGCTGCTCAAATCCGACGGCAGCTTCACCTACTTCGCCTCGGACATCGCCTATCACCGCGCGAAGGTTGAGCGCGGCGCCGTCGAGCTGATCGACGTGCTCGGCGCCGACCATGGCGGCTACGTCAAGCGCATGCAGGCGGCGGTGAAGGCGGTCTCGGACGGAAAGGCGGTCCTCGACGTCAAGCTGTGCCAGCTGGTGCGGCTCCTGCGCGGCGGCGAGCCGGTGAAGATGTCGAAGCGGGCGGGCGAGTTCGTCACCCTGCGCGAGGTGATCGACGAGGTCGGGCGCGACCCCGTGCGGTTCATGATGCTCTACCGCAAGAACGACGCGACGCTCGATTTCGACCTCGCCAAGGTGGTGGAGCAGTCGAAGGACAACCCGGTCTTCTACGTCCAGTACGCGCATGCCCGCGCGGCCTCGGTGTTCCGCCAGGCTCGCGAGGCGTTCCCCGACCTCGACCTGTCGCCGGCCGCGCTCGCGGGCGCCGACCTCTCGGGCCTGACCGATCCGGGCGAGCTCGAGATGATGCGCCTGATCGCCCAGGTGCCGCGGGTGATCGAGGCGGCCGCCGCCGCCCACGAGCCGCACCGCGTCGCCTTCCACCTCTACGAGCTGGCCAGCGCGTTCCATAGTTTCTGGAACAAGGGCAAAGACTTGCCGCAATTACGGTTTGTTAATCAAACCGACAGAAAGTCCACCGAGGCGAGGCTGGCCCTCGTCGCTGCCCTGAAGGGTGTGGTCGCGTCCAATCTCGGGATCCTCGGCGTCGGTGCGCCCGACGAGATGCGCTGA
- a CDS encoding peptidoglycan DD-metalloendopeptidase family protein: protein MRALSRFALIGLIGGASAACSTDAVRLDPFSNPFSSSASGDPGATGSLPEGGAVAPAVRSTPIQSRPLSAPLAAAPLSNRQVSTPVQTPRVAAAAPVTGGPAGWSAAGGTTITVGANDSLNQMSTRFGVPSAAILQANGLSSASQVTAGRQIVIPVYHAGGAPAMSARTVPAAPAPRMPVAETRPAEPVRRVAEVAPRPEPVRREPPRREPEPEPAPEPVRKPHARPGQAEAKPVAPAAAERAAKLNHRKPEPREEDEEKVAAKPQRPEPKVAAKFEAKPESKSVAKVAVRQQDDEEETVAAKKPEPKAAKAPEKKPEPKVVEKAKPEVRKVAEAKVEPKKPEIHKVEPKKAETKVEAKAEVKKPEPKQAEAPKPEVKKVAEVKPAPAPKPEPVKPVKVAALPEKAPEPAPAPAVAPAAPAPDPQSSFRWPARGRVISGYGSSGNEGINIAVPEGTPVKAAEEGTVAYAGSDVKGYGKLVLVRHSNGYVSAYAHNGEIDVRPGEKVKRGQTIAKSGASGNVTSPQLHFEIRKGATPVDPVPHLASN from the coding sequence ATGCGGGCGCTGTCGCGCTTCGCCCTCATCGGGCTGATCGGGGGCGCTTCGGCGGCCTGCAGCACCGATGCGGTGCGGCTCGACCCGTTCTCGAACCCGTTCTCATCGAGTGCGAGCGGGGATCCGGGGGCCACCGGCAGCCTGCCCGAGGGCGGGGCGGTGGCGCCGGCGGTACGCTCGACGCCGATCCAGTCGCGGCCGCTCTCGGCCCCGCTGGCCGCCGCACCGCTCTCGAACCGTCAGGTCTCGACCCCGGTGCAGACGCCGCGGGTCGCCGCGGCGGCCCCGGTGACCGGCGGTCCGGCCGGCTGGTCGGCCGCCGGCGGCACCACCATCACGGTCGGCGCCAATGACAGCCTGAACCAGATGTCGACCCGCTTCGGCGTGCCCTCGGCGGCGATCCTCCAGGCCAACGGCCTGTCGAGCGCCTCGCAGGTCACCGCCGGCCGCCAGATCGTGATCCCGGTCTACCACGCCGGCGGCGCCCCCGCGATGAGCGCCCGGACCGTCCCGGCGGCGCCCGCGCCGCGGATGCCGGTCGCCGAGACGCGCCCTGCCGAGCCGGTGCGCCGGGTCGCCGAGGTCGCGCCCCGCCCCGAGCCGGTGCGCCGCGAGCCTCCGCGCCGCGAGCCGGAGCCGGAACCGGCCCCCGAGCCGGTCCGCAAGCCCCATGCCCGCCCCGGCCAGGCCGAGGCGAAACCGGTGGCGCCCGCCGCCGCCGAGCGCGCCGCCAAGCTGAACCACCGCAAGCCCGAGCCGCGCGAGGAGGACGAGGAGAAGGTCGCCGCCAAGCCGCAGCGGCCCGAGCCGAAGGTCGCCGCCAAGTTCGAGGCCAAGCCGGAATCCAAGTCCGTCGCCAAGGTGGCGGTGCGCCAGCAGGACGACGAGGAGGAGACCGTCGCGGCCAAGAAGCCCGAGCCGAAGGCCGCCAAGGCGCCCGAGAAGAAGCCGGAGCCGAAGGTCGTCGAGAAGGCGAAGCCCGAGGTCCGGAAGGTCGCCGAGGCGAAGGTCGAGCCCAAGAAGCCGGAGATCCACAAGGTCGAGCCGAAGAAGGCTGAGACCAAGGTCGAGGCCAAGGCCGAGGTGAAGAAGCCGGAGCCGAAGCAGGCCGAGGCGCCGAAGCCCGAGGTCAAGAAGGTCGCCGAGGTGAAGCCCGCGCCCGCGCCGAAGCCCGAGCCGGTCAAGCCGGTGAAGGTCGCGGCCCTGCCCGAGAAGGCGCCCGAGCCGGCCCCGGCTCCGGCCGTCGCCCCGGCGGCGCCCGCGCCCGATCCGCAATCGAGCTTCCGCTGGCCGGCCCGCGGCCGGGTGATCTCGGGCTACGGCTCGAGCGGCAACGAGGGCATCAACATCGCGGTGCCCGAGGGCACCCCGGTGAAGGCCGCCGAGGAGGGCACCGTGGCCTATGCCGGCAGCGACGTGAAGGGCTACGGCAAGCTGGTCCTGGTGCGTCACTCCAACGGCTACGTCTCGGCCTACGCCCATAACGGCGAGATCGACGTGCGGCCCGGCGAGAAGGTGAAGCGCGGCCAGACCATCGCCAAGTCCGGCGCGTCGGGCAACGTCACCTCGCCGCAGCTCCATTTCGAGATCCGGAAAGGGGCCACGCCGGTCGATCCGGTGCCGCACCTGGCGAGCAACTGA
- a CDS encoding protein-L-isoaspartate O-methyltransferase, giving the protein MTQVDVTHEEAPDGSGREDAEAASGAVETAAFVLGLRARGVRDAAVLGAMERVPREAFAPLAFRDLARRDLALPLPCGQTMTAPSVIATMLAALNPQGARVLEVGTGSGYATALLLRLGAAEVVSLERYATLARNARSRLDALGFGAAMVGLADGCAPPEEAGSFDRILVNGRLVDLPQALIARLNPGGRLVGALGTPAGPRLVAIAQEADGPWRQVRETPLRIGPLTPGLAATL; this is encoded by the coding sequence GTGACCCAAGTCGATGTGACCCACGAGGAGGCGCCGGACGGGTCCGGACGGGAGGACGCCGAGGCGGCGTCCGGCGCGGTCGAGACCGCGGCCTTCGTGCTGGGCCTGCGCGCCCGCGGGGTGCGCGACGCCGCGGTGCTCGGCGCGATGGAGCGGGTGCCGCGGGAGGCCTTCGCGCCGCTCGCCTTCCGCGATCTCGCCCGCCGCGACCTCGCCCTGCCGCTGCCCTGCGGCCAGACCATGACGGCGCCGAGCGTCATCGCCACGATGCTGGCGGCGCTGAACCCGCAAGGGGCGCGGGTGCTCGAGGTCGGCACCGGCTCGGGCTACGCCACGGCGCTGCTGCTGCGTCTCGGCGCCGCCGAGGTGGTCAGCCTGGAGCGCTACGCGACGCTCGCCCGCAACGCCCGCTCGCGCCTCGACGCGCTCGGCTTCGGCGCCGCGATGGTCGGGCTCGCCGACGGCTGCGCACCGCCCGAGGAGGCCGGCAGCTTCGACCGCATCCTCGTGAACGGCCGGCTCGTCGACCTGCCCCAGGCCCTCATCGCGCGCCTCAACCCGGGCGGGCGCCTCGTCGGGGCGCTCGGCACCCCCGCCGGGCCCCGCCTCGTCGCCATCGCGCAGGAGGCCGACGGCCCCTGGCGGCAGGTGCGCGAGACGCCGCTGCGCATCGGCCCGCTGACGCCCGGCCTCGCGGCCACTCTCTGA